A stretch of DNA from Ochotona princeps isolate mOchPri1 chromosome 13, mOchPri1.hap1, whole genome shotgun sequence:
aaaatcaagaaccttcttgaagaaaatgatgctaatgaggaagtgttttgaagagatgaaactaaattaaaaaaaaaaatcaaaatccatgagatatagcttccactgatctttgttggtgagatgtcttctgtaagcaacaaatagatggtttttgttttttaatccaatctactaatctatgatgtttcattgatgagtttaagccatttacattcagggttagcaTGAATGGGtcgtaatttgatcctgtcattttagcaatgggctttTCTTGGAGGAGCCACATGGCCTGGCCATAGGCACCCGTCAAATAAAACTAACCTTCAGGATGTGGTGGTCCTGGAATCCCACTGAGCTTCCCTACCCACCAGGGAGCCATTGTGCTCAGCTGTACATACCTGCGCCGGTTAGAAAAACCTCCAGGCAGAGGTCCTGAAGGCCTGCCACCAGCCACTGCTTTCTACTGCCTCATTTACTAGGTGAACATAGTCTAAAATACAAGCACAGAGTACTTTTGCACGGGCTATGCAGTTAGAGAACTCATATCTGTACCAAAAGGGAAAGTAGCACATGAAGGCATTGAACTGTAAGTGAAGTGTCACTAGACATTTACCGTTttcactgtgttccaggcattGCAAACTGCTAAGTAGTAATGTGAATAAAATCTGGTGCTACCCATAACAAGCTGCTTCGCTTTAAGGATAAAGATCGGAGCATCAGGCATGTTAATGACACCCACAAAAGATTTTGGAAAGTGCATTTGAAATACTTGTTTTACAGGCCCTTAACATcttgtctccctcctcccttccctaaGTTGAGAATCTTTAAGCTCATATCCCTTCTACCATGACATTTTTTAGTTTTACCCTTAAAGTGCTGAGATGGGCAGAGCACTAAAAAGACAAAGATGGTGAAGTGCTTTTAGGATCATAATCTTGTAACTGAAATTGTTCACTTAGAGGGTGAAGATGTGGGTACAGGTGTATACAACTGAGCACACTAGCTCCCTGAGGAGGGAAGCTCAACAGGCCTCTgggaccaccccatcctggaggttaGGTTTTTGACTCGCACCAGTACCtatagctgggtcacatggctGCCCTGGGAGGGGCCTGGGTGCCAAAGATGCTGGGTGACAAAGATGCTGGGTGAAGCCCCTATGGCCGCCCGGCGGCACACCCTCAAGGTTAGAGGGCCTTGATTTACAGAGGGATGATGAGATCACACAGGTGGTAGTGagagatgacctgtggtttttgttttccctGGGTACCGGggcatgtggaaagtcatgagtagtttccccctttatctctccccttcctccaggaacaataagaagaaatagcaaatttggaagcaatgagttcacccagttttccctaaatCTCGAACGTTCCCACCCTGTTCAACTctgtaattattattaaaaaataaaaataaaataaaagaagaaaataaagatgcCAAATGCCCATAGTATTTCATTTGCATATAACACTGAaggacaggtgtttggtgcaaTGTTTATGTCACTGGgagacccacatcccatttcagcCCCCTGGATCTGGTCCCAGCCACTCTACTTgtaaatccagtttcctgctagcgTACACCCTGCAGAGCAGCTGCTGTTGGCTCATGTAGTTAGATtcataccacccacatgggagacccaactcAATTTGGGGTCTTCGTgtatgcctggcccagccctggctattgtggacatttgggaagaaaaccaatagatggaaaatatctATGCCTCTCTGTCACTAGTGcctttcttaaatttaaaaataaatagccaaGGCAGGAAAGAGTGGAAGCATTAGTTTCCATTTCCTTGTATTGAAAGAGGGAAGTCTATGTAATACTTTATTTCCTCGAGAAAAAATAGTAgaataaatactgaaaaacaagacagaaaagcaacaaatactcatttaaattttgatttttgggcctggcgtgggggcctagcggctaaagtcctcaccttgaacacaccgggatcccatatgggtgctggttctaatcctgacggccctgcttcccatcagcttcctgcttgtggcctgggaaacaatgCTTCttgaaaaataagggaaaattgcTTCCTGGGTGACATGAAAGTAAGTGGGGTAGAAAATGAAGTGTGttctggggtattgaagatttctctgcacacccctcctaaaactgttctgtgcctcagctgttgacatatgcctttttaaagttataaaccagtttggactatcctaaaatctgccaagttcagtacaaattatgcttcaatacaataaactgctaaatacaaaaatgaaaatagacacgagacagctgaatagtatcctatagccattttaaggtggatagaagccggttgtatgtaaactaaaaatgaaatgtcaatgaagtagccacaggatgtggttaagaacttgcattttctaacatatcagtcactcagtaccatgtcacttaactccataatgttgtaaactgttgtagATGTTATGTCACGGCTTTTAATaggtcggaacgatattctgccagctctgcttttagaccagagatggtttccccaagaagctgttgaattgatctggacaataagatgctggactctatgcatggtacatgcttacaatgaaagacacatgactggatttgaactgtaatactgcaacaaggtggagtaatccaccatgggaggagggtacgGGGGGGGCTTGGGGgcacctcagagcctatgaaacaatgtcataaaatgaaatgcaattaaaaaaaaaagaaaaagaaaagaaaaggaggtgTGTTAGGCTTTCAAACGTTGATTTCTTCAGTTCCTCCAGAAGAGGGCGCTGGACACTTACAGTTTAATATCTGCAAGAACTTGTGATTCATTGTAGATTGGGAGTCCTCCCCTTGATCCTACTGAGCACTTTCTTCCTGAAGAAGAGAAACTTACTGAACAAGAGCGATCCAAAAGGTGAGCAGAGAACTCTGCCCTCATGGGTGTTTCCACAAAATGCAAGGAAGGTGATGAAAAAGCACACAGTGTTTCAAGGCATGCGTGAAGGTTCCAGAATGTGATTCTGCCATGAGTGTAGCTCCCATTTGCCACCTACGAGTAACTCGTGATTTTGCTTTgtgactcagtttccttttctatcAGATAGCTGCAGTAACCACACCCATCTCAAAGGGTTGGCGGGAAGACCAAGATAAGTATATATGATTTACTTATAAATTGTGCGTTATCACACAGCTGTTGATGTTTTTCCCCTCACAGGTTTGAGAAGGTTTATACTCATAACCTGTATTACCTGGCTCAAGTCTACCAGCACATGGAAATGTTTGAGAAGGCCGCACACTATTGCCACAGTACATTGAAACGGCAGCTTGAATACAATGCCTACCATCCCATGGAGTGGGCTATTAATGCCGCCACCTTATCGCAATTTTACATCAATAAGGTAGGCTTGTCCAGCTGGTTGGCCAGCAGGGAACCGATAGCGAGAGAAACAGAACCAGTAGAACCTTGCAAAGATCCTCTTTTAGCACCAGGTAGCTTTAATGATATCAAGTGAGACAGGAAGACGCAGCTCAATTTGCCAGGAaacttacatttttttgtttcatgaaTCCTTTTGAGTTCTAAAATATGAAGTTTTATTATTGTCTCACATGTTGCTAGCCAGTAAAACTAGATGTTACCtaaaaccagtttttaaaaagaggcatGCTGTTTTCGTTCATCTACGGAACTGTTACCTTAAATTGCAGATTTTATCTTGTTGTAGATATAGCTTTTTCTTTGTGCAATGATAATCTGGGAGCGATGAGATTTGTCTAAGGAAGTTGACTGTTAAATGTGGGCTCTGATAAAAGCATGTGATGCGTTTCAGTTACTTTTCAGAATTAACTCCTCTCTACTAATTTTTTAGCGCTGGAAATGTCTGCTGAATTCTAAAGTTCTGCATTTTTATGATACACTTTTTCTGGGTGAATTTTAGcatcttacttttttttcagaattagcTCAAGTCATTTTGTTATACTCTTAATTGACCCATTTATTTCATAAGTCACGAAGAGTTTCCAGTTTGACAGTGCTTTTAAGCCCCTATTACCAACCACTTTTTCGTGATAATCCTTAATAAACTGCCTTAGCTGTGGAAATTATTTCTAATTCTCAAGCCTCTTTGCAATTTGGCAGTTCTATTGATCAGAGTCCCAGCTTTCATCTCTCTGGGTTACCAGCTGCCTGCTCCATAGGCCCTTATTCCCCTAAGCTTTTTGTTGGTGTTGGTTCTGTAAATACACCCTATGTTTAAAGTATTGTCCCACAGAATTTCATTCAGAAAAACTGTTAGGAAAAAAAGAGCTGTGGCGACTGCAACACTGCTTCTAGGACTTTGATCCAAGAGCCTGTGTGTAAGTAATGACACTGCATGGCAGCGCATTCAGCGATCTCCTTCTGAATCATTTCATTGTGGTCATCATGCAGAAGCGTATCCAGtgcctctgcttgtggcacctTTTTTATGGCTGTAGATGCCCCTTGTTTTGTTCAGCAAACAGAGAGATTTGAACAATGCTAGAAAATGCAGGTGTCATTTGTATCATTATCATCTTCATTTGATTCTAGTAATGAGGCTTTACTGCTTGGTGATCCCTACCTGGCAGGACTGAAGTCCCCCAGTACCAGCCACCTGGAAGGCAGGGGACACTCCCCTTTCTAGCAGTGGTgttcactgggaatccatgtgCACCAAATCCAAGAAATAATGATGGTTAAGGAGTTATAGGAGCAGTGCAGGTTTATGTAAACACACTTCTGGCTTTCTGGGATTAACACCAACGTTCCACTACCTAGATGTTCTAGATGTTAGATATGGTGCCCAGCTATTGCCAGGATGGCTTTTGAATTCACCGTAACGAAGCAAAAACATTTGGTGCCAAGATTGTAGTCTTCGCCAGCTGTGTAAAGACTTCTAGTTACAACTAGTATGAAGTAGACATTCTACTGACTGAAGGTGCCTCCCACTTTCAGGTGGACTTTCACTTTGTATTTCTGCTGGGAAGTTCTGTGAGTTACACCACAAGCCCAAGTGTTTCTGTTAACAAGGGGGTCTTCTTTAAGTGTCTGAGATACTTAGCATGCCTCTGTTGGAATGGTGAAGTTTTGAAGTGTTGTTGATAGAATAATTCCACAAAGTTCATCTTTAGAAATCTTTTCACTTTAAAACTTGGCGAGAACCCTGCTAGTAACTAAATTCCTCCCAAAGATTTTAGAAAACAGGAATATTTTCGTATCAGAGTGAGGGTACTCCTCTGTGCCTTTGACTGGTAGGATCCCTAACCGGATAAAATGAAGACTTGAGCCCTCCGGTAGAGTGCAGATGGGCTAAGAACTTACCATGGGCTGCTTCAGTTGAACCTTAAAGACTTTGAGATGGTTTGAGTCTTAGGTAAACTTAGGTAAACTACAGTGTGGTTTACATACCTTGGTGTTGAGCAGCAATGCAGGGCCTCCTTCGTGGATTTAGACTTTTCCTGTGTTGAAGACTTCGGCATGCACCAGTCGCATGTACGGCTGCGAGATAGTCATCTTCACTCTGGTTTATTTCTCCAACAGCTGTGCTTCATGGAAGCCAGGCACTGTTTATCAGCTGCAAATGTCATTTTCGGTCAAATTGGAAAGATCTCAACCACGGAAGACAGTACGTTAACGTGTGCATGTTTTATGAGAGAGCTCTAAGAACTTTCCTTGAGGGATGGGTGTTTGGCAGACAGTTAGAGACTCGGCACATGTCACCTTGCAGGGCCTGGCCTTGACAGCTGGCTCTGCTCtgggttccagattcctgctaatgtgcaccctgggaggcagccaatgcTGGCTTTAGGTCTGGGTTTCTGTCATTCAGGTGGGTGACCCAGGTTgaaatcctagctcctggctcctcccagccAGGGCCCTTTGGGagcagaaccagcagatggatattCTGTTTCTATCTGCTCctcaaatatgattttttttatttctttttttaagatttattttatttttatcggaaagtaggcttacagagataaggagagacagagagaaagatcttccatccaatgattcactccccaggtggctgcaacatccagagctgagccgatccgaagccagcaaccaggagcctcttccaggtccctccacctcaggtgcagggtcccaaggctttgggcagtcctcagctgctttcccaggccacaagcaggttgctggatgggaaatggagccccCAGGGTTAGAATTTTCTTTAAGAACTTTTATctatgtagagagaaagagaaaggaagatacaTGTATTTTCCTCTAGatccccctctccttctcttcctgtgaatctgcctttcaaataaatcttttttaagaaaataaaataagagcccggcgcaatagcatattggttaaagtcctcgccttgcacacaccgggatcccatgagcgctggttctaatcccggcagccccacttctcatccagctccctgcctgtggcctgggaaagcagtcgaggaccgcccaaagctttgggaccctgcacccacatgggagactcggaagagctcctggctcctggtttcagattgtctcagctccagccgttgcagccatttggggagtgaatcattggatggaagatcttcctctctttctctcctctctgtatatctgcctttccaataaaaataaataaaaattgaaaaaaagaaaataaaaataatgaactcTTAGTATTAGAAGAATGGTTAAATTGTGGAGTACCTGTTTAGTAATGCTATACTTGAAAATGAAGCTAGCAGTGGATGCTGTGGTATGGTGGGTTAGGCTGGAGCTCaacatgcccacatcccatattgagtCCTTCCTCCACTGCTAAGCTAGCAGTCTGCTCGTGTGCAttgggggaggcagcagacagtggctgaaGCGATTGGATCCCTTCcaaccatgtagaagacccatgtcaagctcctggcttcatcctggcccagtcctgactgctgtgggcatttagggtgGGGATTGCCTTTCCAATACTAGTGAAAATAAGTAAGCACAAAACTGGAAATGATTTTAGAGAAAGAATGCAGAACACAATGAAAATTGCAGTTGTCACATTCATTTTGACAGTCTCTGTTTGTGATTTTAGCTCCTGAGGCTGAAGGAGATGTGCCAGAACTTTATCATCAAAGAAAGGGGGAAATAGCAAGATGCTGGATTAAGTACTGTTTGACTCTCATGCAAAATGCCCAGCTCTCCATGCAGGTAAGGCAGTCAAAggatgtctttttctttcttagatgAGCAAGATTTACACGATAGCTTACAGCGGGGCTTGTGTTCATTGATCTCACTGTGTGATTGTTAGGAAAGGCGTGGAGAATGTTctcataaaatttatttcttgccttcctcatctctctgccttttaaaaaccaTACTCGTCCTTCAAAGCTTATGTTAAATAGCATCTTTGAAAACTTTTTGTTGTCATCCAGGCACGATGACTCCATGATTAAATACTCAACTTGcagacactgggatcccataagagcgccaattcatgtcccgcctgctccacttcccatccctctccttgcttgtggcctaggagagcagtagaggacggcccaaaacctggggaccccgcacctacatgagagacccagaggaagctcctggttcctggctttggattgactcagctccagccagtgtggccatttggggagtgaactagtggatgtttATTATCTTTTATACTGTAAGCAACTTAACGGCAGAAGCTAATTCTCACCAATGTTTATATACCTTGAAGCATTATGTTACATGGATTTGATAAAACGTAAAAGGAtagacttttttgttttaaatatttatttatttgaaagtcagagttagagaaaaggaaagagagaaagatgttccatcctctggttcactccccagatggatggaCTGTCAGCGCTGGATTAGGTCAGAATCAAACACATCTTCCACCTGTGATTTGCTTTCCAGtgggctgccatggccaggctagaaaaataatatacaggaggtttaggtatttttaaaatactttttaaactttgttttttttttttttttaaagaaaggaaggagtttTAGAAAGTATTTAAGGTACTATGTCTGCTAAGTCATGCTGGGAAGTaagaattttctttaaagtttGCTCTTGTACTTGACAGCAACAGGTACATAGCCAATTTAACCGTAATTTATGTTTTCCTCTCAGGACAACATAGGAGAACTTGATGTTGATAAACAGTGTGAGCTAAGAGCTTTAAGGAAGAAAGAACTAGATGAGGAAGAAAGCATTCGGAAAAAAGCTGTGCAGTTTGGAACCGGTGAGCTGTGCGATGCCATCTCTGCCGTGGAAGAGAAAGTGAGCTATCTGAAGCCTTTAGATTTTGAAGAAGCCAGAGAACTTTTCTTACTGGGCCAGCAGTATGTCTTTGAGGCAAAAGAATTCTTTCAGATTGATGGTTATGTCACCGACCACATTGAGGTTGTCCAAGACCACAGTGCTCTGTTTAAGGTGCTTGCGTTCTTTGAAACTGACCTGGAGAGACGGTGCAAGATGCATAAACGGAGAATAGCCATGCTAGAGCCCCTAATTGTTGACCTGAACCCACAGTATTATCTGTTGGTCAACAGACAGATTCAGTTTGAAATTGCACACGCTTACTATGACATGATGGATTTGAAGGTTGCCATTGCCGACAAGCTAAGGGACCCTGACTCACACATTGTAAAGAAAATCAATAATCTGAATAAGTCTGCACTGAAGTACTACCAGCTCTTCTTAGACTCCCTAAGAGACCCAAATAAAGTTTTCCCTGAGCACATAGGGGAAGATGTTCTCCGCCCTGCCATGTTAGCAAAGTTCCGAGTTGCCCGACTCTATGGCAAAATCATCACTGCAGATCCCAAGAAAGAGCTAGAAAATTTGGCAACATCATTAGAACATTACAAATTCATCGTTGATTACTGTGAAAAGCACCCCGAGGCTGCCCAGGAAATAGAAGTTGAGCTAGAACTTAGTAAAGAAATGGTTAATCTTCTCCCAACCAAAATGGAGCGATTCAGAAGCAAGATGGCCCCAACTTAGCTCTCATATGTACACAGGAAATGTGCGGCATAGAGAATTCTTTCCCTAGTCAGACAGGCCCAGTTCCCTGTGGTCCTTCCCTCTAGAGGCAGAAGAGTGGCCTTTGAACTTGAGATACAGCCCCATCAACTCTGCGCTAGGAccttcatcaacatgaagttagtAATTTATACCTAATTATGTAAATTGCCTTGTTAAAATTGGCATGTGGTTTATATTTTAGATTGCTTCTTTTCTACTTAGATACAAACATTTCTGCCCCCACTTACTAACTGTAGGTTCTTTGTTGACCTGGTACTTGGTAGATTCCATGCAGAGGAACCTACTGCCTAGTGGATGAGCCTGTTACTCTATTAAAGTTGAAAAATTAACTTCCTGtaattattatttctaaaatagtTACTTTCCTAAATGCCAAGAGAAACTTATCCTTtttgaaaatactaaaaattaagTTATGTTGTTTTAAAGTGTTGTAAAATGGTTTGtcccaattatttttaaaaaaaagggcttGTGGGAAATACAATAAATTGACTGTTTCACTAATAAAAACTTCCATTTCTCCTTTGTGTCCTTGAAAGAGCTGATTTTATTTGTTAGTACTTCAAAAGTATTGGCTTTTTGAAACCAGAGAATATTTCTTCAGCATTGCATAgctagaaaacattaaaatgatgttcataaaatatcataaaattaCTAGCCTGTTATTATATGCCAGAAAGTCTTAGTGGTTGTTGTTTCTCATCAGAGAATCTTTGTAGATTTGTAAGCCTTTCTACCCTGTTGCAAAAGAATATGTATGTGGTAGTTAGGCATTGTTGATATATGTTTGCCATTTTAAGCAACACACAATTAAAATGGAGTCCTCTTCCTCCAGCTAGAACCCACTGTAAAATTCAGTATAGAGAATCATTTGGCTGCCTATTCATTTGTTTCTGCAAGTTTAGTACTACATCAGCTATAAGATTCTtgtgtatataaatgtgtgtgtaagATAATTACCT
This window harbors:
- the KIFBP gene encoding KIF-binding protein isoform X1 — its product is MASAPWAEIYEKFQAALALSRVELHKNPEKEPYKSKYSARALLEEVKALLGPAPEDEEERLQADEGSGAGDHALGPPAEAVEAAGPGAQRAVRLALIEFHLGVNHIDTEELSAGEEHLVKCLRLLRRYRLSHGCVSLYIQAQNNLGILWSEREEIETARAYLESSEALYNQYMKEIGSPPLDPTEHFLPEEEKLTEQERSKRFEKVYTHNLYYLAQVYQHMEMFEKAAHYCHSTLKRQLEYNAYHPMEWAINAATLSQFYINKLCFMEARHCLSAANVIFGQIGKISTTEDSTLTSPEAEGDVPELYHQRKGEIARCWIKYCLTLMQNAQLSMQDNIGELDVDKQCELRALRKKELDEEESIRKKAVQFGTGELCDAISAVEEKVSYLKPLDFEEARELFLLGQQYVFEAKEFFQIDGYVTDHIEVVQDHSALFKVLAFFETDLERRCKMHKRRIAMLEPLIVDLNPQYYLLVNRQIQFEIAHAYYDMMDLKVAIADKLRDPDSHIVKKINNLNKSALKYYQLFLDSLRDPNKVFPEHIGEDVLRPAMLAKFRVARLYGKIITADPKKELENLATSLEHYKFIVDYCEKHPEAAQEIEVELELSKEMVNLLPTKMERFRSKMAPT
- the KIFBP gene encoding KIF-binding protein isoform X2, which encodes MASAPWAEIYEKFQAALALSRVELHKNPEKEPYKSKYSARALLEEVKALLGPAPEDEEERLQADEGSGAGDHALGPPAEAVEAAGPGAQRAVRLALIEFHLGVNHIDTEELSAGEEHLVKCLRLLRRYRLSHGCVSLYIQAQNNLGILWSEREEIETARAYLESSEALYNQYMKEIGSPPLDPTEHFLPEEEKLTEQERSKRFEKVYTHNLYYLAQVYQHMEMFEKAAHYCHSTLKRQLEYNAYHPMEWAINAATLSQFYINKLCFMEARHCLSAANVIFGQIGKISTTEDTPEAEGDVPELYHQRKGEIARCWIKYCLTLMQNAQLSMQDNIGELDVDKQCELRALRKKELDEEESIRKKAVQFGTGELCDAISAVEEKVSYLKPLDFEEARELFLLGQQYVFEAKEFFQIDGYVTDHIEVVQDHSALFKVLAFFETDLERRCKMHKRRIAMLEPLIVDLNPQYYLLVNRQIQFEIAHAYYDMMDLKVAIADKLRDPDSHIVKKINNLNKSALKYYQLFLDSLRDPNKVFPEHIGEDVLRPAMLAKFRVARLYGKIITADPKKELENLATSLEHYKFIVDYCEKHPEAAQEIEVELELSKEMVNLLPTKMERFRSKMAPT